The Miscanthus floridulus cultivar M001 chromosome 17, ASM1932011v1, whole genome shotgun sequence genome has a window encoding:
- the LOC136516892 gene encoding cysteine proteinase inhibitor 3-like, with translation MTMMMPRGAAVLFAAALLAASAAAVSGFHLGGDESGLVRGVLAALRERAEAEDAARFAVAHHNKNQGAALEFTRVLKSKRQVVTGTLHDLILEAADAGKKSLYRAKVWVKPWEDFKSVVEFRLIGDSESESESFVASDVSSGQAIAKLSLEADIIQEEARLHTIENDGLSGDFTSSS, from the exons atgacgatgatgatgcctCGCGGCGCCGCCGTCCTCTTCGCCGCGGCGCTCCTCGCGGCCTCCGCCGCCGCGGTCTCCGGGTTCCACCTCGGCGGGGACGAGAGCGGCCTCGTCAGGGGCGTGCTCGCCGCGCTCCGCGAGCGGGCCGAGGCCGAGGACGCCGCGCGCTTCGCCGTCGCCCACCACAACAAGAACCAG GGTGCTGCTTTGGAGTTTACAAGGGTGCTCAAATCTAAGCGGCAGGTGGTGACCGGGACCCTGCATGACCTGATACTGGAGGCAGCTGATGCTGGAAAAAAGAGTCTGTACAGAGCAAAGGTTTGGGTGAAGCCGTGGGAGGATTTCAAGTCTGTTGTCGAGTTTCGCCTTATTGGAGACTCTGAATCTGAATCCGAGTCTTTTGTTGCTTCTGATGTTAGCTCTGGGCAAG CTATTGCCAAGCTCTCTCTTGAAGCAGACATCATACAAGAAGAGGCTCGCCTGCACACCATTGAGAATGATGGACTTTCAGGCGATTTCACATCATCATCTTAG